One Nostoc sp. UHCC 0302 DNA window includes the following coding sequences:
- the phoU gene encoding phosphate signaling complex protein PhoU, translating into MKAVRFIPHPQRPQLARAIRRLERDVLRMGALVEQSFRLSHQALFSRDLTAAEELPRLDKKIDRFYRQIESDCTAIMTLQAPTAQDLRCLSAFMQLVRDLERIGDYAKDLAKIAIKIFPYPPHASLPEIAVMSHHAQAMLATSLVALADLDEAGGRNIKHLDDTVDDAYDRLYHTLAHQRDVQGVVEPIVLLALAIRCLERMADHATNIGQRVAYIVTGQRS; encoded by the coding sequence GTGAAAGCTGTCCGTTTTATTCCCCATCCTCAAAGACCTCAGCTAGCACGCGCCATTAGGCGCTTAGAACGGGATGTATTACGCATGGGAGCTTTGGTAGAACAATCATTTCGCCTTAGCCACCAAGCGTTATTTTCCCGCGATTTAACAGCAGCAGAGGAACTTCCTCGATTAGATAAAAAAATTGATCGCTTTTATAGACAAATAGAATCAGACTGTACGGCAATAATGACGCTGCAAGCACCTACAGCTCAAGATTTGCGTTGCTTGAGTGCTTTTATGCAGCTAGTGCGAGACTTAGAGCGCATTGGCGATTACGCCAAGGATCTCGCTAAGATTGCGATTAAAATCTTTCCTTATCCACCTCATGCGTCTTTACCAGAGATTGCAGTCATGTCTCACCACGCACAGGCGATGTTAGCAACCAGCTTAGTGGCTTTGGCAGATTTGGATGAAGCCGGTGGGCGAAACATAAAGCATCTGGATGACACTGTAGACGATGCCTACGATCGCCTTTATCATACTTTAGCCCACCAGCGAGATGTTCAAGGCGTGGTCGAGCCAATTGTACTGCTGGCGCTAGCGATTCGTTGTCTGGAACGTATGGCAGATCATGCCACAAATATCGGTCAAAGAGTGGCATATATTGTCACCGGCCAACGCTCTTAG